The following is a genomic window from Hymenobacter chitinivorans DSM 11115.
GCAATTTATTTCAATAAAAAGTACGGCCGCAGTTGTGTAATCTAAACCAAGCTTCTACTTTTGCACCACTTCAACGGAAAGCAACTGGCTTTCCAGAAGCAAATGGTTCGGTAGTTCAGTTGGTTAGAATGCCGCCCTGTCACGGCGGAGGTCGCGGGTTCGAGTCCCGTCCGGACCGCAAAAGGCTCTTAGCATCACGCTGGGAGCCTTTTTCGTTTTTAACCCCACCCGTTTGCACGCACTGTAGGCCCTGGCCGATGCCCGCCGGATTTGCTACTTTGCCGCCATGAAGCCTCCCCTAAGCCTGCTGGCGACTCCGGCCGCCGTCGTCCCGCTGCTCGAAACGCCCGACCTGCTCCTGCGCGGCCCCCGGCTCAGCGACCTGCCCGACGCCGCGGCCATGCACACCGACCCGGACTTTTACCGCTTCCTGGGCAACAAGCCCCAGTCCCAGGAAGACGTGTGGCGCCGCCTGTTGGGCCAGCTCGGCCACTGGGCCATGCTGGGCTACGGCTCCTGGGCCATTGAGGAGAAAGCCACCGGCCGCTACATCGGCACCGTGGGCTTCTTCGATTTTCAGCGCGACCTTACCCCTTCTATCAGTGGCACGCCGGAAGCCGGCTGGGTGCTCTCGCCCCGCGTGCATGGCCGGGGCTACGCCAGCCAGGCGCTGCAAGCCGCTCTGGGCTGGGCCGAGGCCAACCTGGCCGCCGCACGAATCACCTGCATCATCGACCCGGGCAACGCGGCCTCCCTGCGCCTGGCCGGTAAGTTTGGCTTCCGGGAATTTGCCCGCACTACGTACCACGACGAACCTATTGTATTGCTGGAACGGCAGCGTTAGCCACCCCGGCCCTAGACTCCGAGCCCTGTTTGGCTTTGTGGACAATGAAGTGGAATAGCGCCTTTTGAGCTTATTTGCCCGTCATGTCGACCATTCTGCGCTTCAAGCAGAGAGGAGACATCTCGCGTGCAGTAGTAATTATATGGCATTGCAACGTCAACACGCGAGATGTCTCGCAGGGCTCGACATGACGGGCTGGGTGCTTATTGTCTACAGAGCCTAAAAAATTAATGTCGCTTAAAACCAGTCACAAAGCCTCCACACGCGGCTTTTTTTCGGCAAAAACATAGCTCCTGGCTTGTGTAATCTAAACTGAGCGTCTACTTTTGCATCACTTCAACGGAAAGCAACTGGCTTTCCAGAAGCAAATGGTTCGGTAGTTCAGTTGGTTAGAATGCCGCCCTGTCACGGCGGAGGTCGCGGGTTCGAGTCCCGTCCGGACCGCAAAGGCCCTTCAGATTTGTCTGAAGGGCCTTTTGCTTTTCTGGCCCTCCCCTAGTTGCCCGGGGCTACAGCCCCTCGATGTAGAAGCGCATAGAAAAAGCCTGATTCCGGCGGTGCATTGCCGGAACCAGGCTTTTCTGTGGAAAGCAGGCTACTACTAGCGCACCAGCAGCTTGGTAGTCGCGCCATCCTCGGCGCGCACTACGTACAGGCCGGGCGCCAAACCGGCCGTTTCCAGCTCCGTAGCGCGGCTCAGCGTGCGCACCGGGCGGCCCAGCACGTCGGCCAGGGTGCCCGACACGGGGCGGCTGAGCCGGACTTTGCCGCTAGTCGTCGGGTTGGGGTAGGCAAACAGCGGAACGGCCGTGGCCTGGACGGCAGCAGTGCCCGTAACAACGGTACCACGCAGCTGAATACCGTAGACGGCCACCGTGCTGCTGACCTCATTGGCCAGAATAACCAGGGGCTGCCGGGTCGGGCTGTTGGCCGCCGATACGACTACGATGCCCTCGGGGCCCTGGTCGCCGGTGCCGGCGGTGGTGCTGCGGTTGTTGATGTACTGCACCAGCCGCGGCTGGGCCGGGTCATTCACGTTGAACACGGCCACGCCCCCGATGCGCTCCAGGGATACGAAAGCATACACCGTGTCGCGCAGCACGGCCGTCGTGACGCCTTCCGGCTCGGGGCCTTTGTCGTCGGAGCGGTTTTTCCGGACGGGTACACCGGTGGAGTTGCTGGCGTTGAAAATCGCGCCGAAGGTGGCGTCGGTGCTGGTGAGACGCTCGAGCAAGTCGCCGCTGTCGTGCACCAGGGCGCCGGTGGTGGCGTTCAGAATGCTAAACGAGCGGCCCCCGAAAGCGTAGATCTGGTCAAAATCCCCGTCGCCGTCGGTGTCGCCGAGCTTGTTGGTCACGTTGAGGCGGCCCAGGACCTGGGTGTTTTTGAGCAGGGCGACCTGGGGAAACGCCGTGGCATCGAGCGGGTAGGTCGCGTCGCCGAGGCGCACGGCCTCGGTCAGGGCGGTGTACTCGCGGGCGTCGCCCTCGTTGGCCGTCAGCAGGTAACGCTGGCCGGCCACTTCAAAGGTAGCCAGGGCGTCGGGCTGGCGCATCCCGCGAATCGGCCAGTTGGCCAGCAGCACGTCCGGGGTCTGGTCGGAAGCATCGAGGCTGAAGCCGGGCTGGCTGTGGTCCTGGTAGCCCAGGGACCGAAGGCTGGTAAACTGCTTGGTGCTGAGGTCGAGCGTGGCCAGGGCGTTGTTTTCCTGGAGCGTAATGTAGGCCGTGCGCGAATCGGCGGAAATGGCCACGTATTCGGGCTCCAGATCCTGGGCCACGGTGCTGGGCGTGGTGGCGGTGCCGCCGTAGATGCGGATGCCGTCGGCGCGCAGCTGGGCGGCCTGGCCGTTGTAGCCATTAAAGCCCACGGTGGTGACGCTGGCCTGGGTGAGGCCGTCGACGCCGGCGGAGAAGTCGATGATGGAAACCGAGCCTTCGGGGTCAATGCTGTAGTCGGTTTTGGGCTCTCCTTCGTTGGCGGTCAGAATCAGGCGGCCGTCGGGCGAGAAGGTCACCATGTCGGGCAGGGCGCCCACGGTTACCTGCTTGAGAAACGTGCCGTTCTGGTCGAAAAGCACCACCGAGCCGTTGAGCTGGGGGTTGGTATTCTCGATGGCGCAGGCCACGATGCCATTGCGCACGGCCACGGAGTTGATGTTGCCGTAGGGCAGAATGTTGATTGCGCCCACCGGCGTGAGCGTCCCGTTGGCGGCCAAGCTCAGAATGTCGAGCTTACCCCCTACCGAGTTGGCCACATACAGGTGTTGGGTGGTAGGGTCATGGGCCACGATTTCGGCCGAGTTAGTGCCGGCGGCCCCGCTCTGGTAGCTGCCCAGCAAGCTCAGGTTGAAGCTGCGGGACTGCACCGGCGCCGTGCCGTCGTTGTCCTTGATATACACCAGAAACTCGGTGGCACCGGTGGTCAGCGTGGCGTTGGTGGGGTTTTGGAGCTTGAGCGAAAAGTACTCCGCGCCTTCGGCCAGCCCGTCATCCGTAATGGGAATCACCAGGCTCTGGTCGGCCGTGGCGTTGGCGGGGAACGTAAGGGTGCGGGGGCTGGCCAGGGTGAAGTCGGAGCCGGCGGTGGCCGTGCCCAGCCCAGGAGTCAGGGCAACTTCCACGGTGCTGGCCGTGGCCCCGGGGTTCTGAATGCTGACGGGAATGGTAACGGTGCCGGCGTTTTCGTTGACCACGGCCGAGCCGGTAGCCAGGCGGATGGAGGGCACCACGGGCGCGGCCGAGCGGGTCAGCTCCACCTCGTCCCAGGCGGCCCAGTCGTCGTTGCCGTTCTGCTTGGCGGCCAGGCGCAGGCGCACGTGGGTGCTGCTGGCCGGAATAGCCACGGTTACCGTTTGGTAAGCCCGCGTGTCCTTACTCAGCTGCACGTAGGTTTTGGTGGCGGGCCAGCTCGTGCCGTTGTCGTACTGCACCACGTAGGCCAGAGAATCGGCAGCTTCGAAGCCGTTGGTGAAATACTTAAAGCTGACGGTGTTGGCGGCCGTGGTGCCGCTTTGCAGCGCTACGGGCGCAAAATCCAGGAAGTGCCAGATGAGCAGGTCCGTCGTAGCGGGGTTTTGCAAATCCTGCATGCCCCAGAGCGTGGTGCCGGCGGCGGGCAGGGCCTGCACGCTGGTGGTGCCGCTGGTGGTACCAATGCTGGGCACGGCGGCCCAGATGTCGGTCAGGCTGGGAAAGTTGTAGGTAGCCGGCGTGACTGTGAACGACCAGGTTTCGGCGCTGGTGCCTTCGAAGCCCTGGCGCAGGGTCTGGGCCCGGGCGGAGTGAGCCGTAAGTCCTCCCAGTAAAGTCAGCGCGGCGGCGCCCAGGACGTGTAGTTTTTGGGGCATCAAACAGGGGCTTGGTGAGTTGAACACCCAAAGCTACCGGCGGCCTGTTACGGCATGTTTATGAGTCAGTTACCGAATTATGAATCAGACTCAAAAAGACTTTTTACCCAAATGTATATACTAGAAACAGACTCTATCCTGCCCAAGCCGGAGCTTCCCCGGCCAGAAACTGCTGGTACCAGCGGCCCGAGTCTTTCACCGTACGCTGCTGGGTTTCAAAGTCGACGCCGACCAGGCCGAAGCGGGGCTCATAACCCTCGGCCCATTCGAAGTTGTCGGTAAAAGACCAGGCAAAATACCCATCGACGGGCACTCCGTCGCGCTTAGCCCGCAGCACCTGCCCGATGCAGGCTTGCAGAAACGCCCGCCGCTCGGGGTCCACGATGCGACCCGGCGGCGCTACTGTATCCGGGAAAGCCGACCCGTTTTCGGTCACTATCAGCCGCGGGGCGTTAGGGTAAGCCGCAAACTGCCGGAGCATGTGGTAAAGGCTTTCGGGGTACACTTCCCACCCCATTTGGGTATAGGGTACGCCGCGCTGTTTGGCTCCCACCAGCGTAGCCCAGGCCAGGGGCACGTAGGGAGAAAAGCGCACCACTTCCCGGGTATAGTTCTGCACGCCCAAAAAGTCGAAGGCAAAGGGCAGGCGGGCCTCGTCGCCGGGACGGATGTAGCGGTCCAGCCAGCGGAGCACGGGCAGGTCGGCGGCGGGGTAGCCCAGGCCCAGGGCCGGCTCCACAAACAGCCGGTTGAGCAGAGAATTGGCCCGGCGCGTGGCCCGCTGGTCACGCCCGGAGTCGGGCCGCCAGGGCGTCAGGTAGGAGCAGGAAAAGGTCGTGCCAATCCGGGCCTCGGCGGGCAGCCCGGCCCGCAGGGCCCGGCCACCTTCGGCCTGGGCCAGGGCGGCGTGGTGCACGGCGGCCAGAAAACCACCCAGGCGGCGCTGGCCCGGCGCGTGCAGGCCCAGCAGCTGCCCCGCCCCCACAAATACCATCGGCTCGTTGAGCACCATCCAATTGGGCACCCGGTCGCCGAGGCGGGCCGCCACGTGCTGGGCGTAGTCGGTAAACCAGCCCACCACGTCGCGGTTGGCCCAGCCGCCGCGGCGCTGCAGCTCGGCCGGCAAGTCCCAGTGGTAGAGCGTGAGCCAGGGCCGGATACCGCGCTGCAGGCAGCCGTCCACGAGCCGGTCGTAAAAGTCGAGGCCAGCCGGATTTACCGGCCCCGTGCCCCGGGGCTGCACCCGCGACCAGGCCACGGAAAAGCGGAAATCGGGAATACCCAGCTGCTGCAAGAGGTCCAGGTCCTGGGGCCAGCGGTGGTAAAAGTCACAGGCCTGGTCGGCCGTTTCGCGGCGGCGGATGTTGCCGGGGCGGTGCACAAACTCGTCCCAGATGCTGGGCCCTTTGCCATCCAGGTTCCAGGCGCCTTCGGTCTGGTAGGCCGCCGCCGACACGCCCCAGTGGAAGTCGGGGCCGAAATCGGCGCGGGAAAAAGCAGCGGGCGTGGAGGCGGGCAAGAAAGCGGCGGGCAGGGCCGCAGAAAAATCAGGCATGTACTCGGTAACGGATTAGCAAAGGCCAAGGATGAGCGGCGGGCCGCCCCTGGCTAAGCCAGCACGGGCAACTGCTCGAGCAGCAGCTTGTCGAGCACGGCCGCAGTCTGGTCGGGATACTGCACGGGCACGGGGCGGCCGGTTTGCAGCCAGCTGTCCAGCACGTCCAGGTGTTTATCCTTCAGGCTCTTAACGACGGGCACGCCAAGCCGGGCCAGGGCGGCAGCGTTGCAGGCCTGCTCGTACTGATGCTTCATGGGCACAACCAGCAGCTTTTTGCCCAGAAACAAGGCTTCGGCCGGCGTTTCAAAGCCCGCCCCGCACAGCACCCCGGCGCTGCTCGCCAGGCTGGCGAGGAAAGCTGCCCCACTCACGGGCCGCACCCGCACGTTGCCGTGCTCCGACTCCTGGACGCTGTGCTTGGAAAATACGTCCCAGCGGGTGGAGGAGCTCAAATAGCGCAGGCGCTTGACCAGCGTTTCCTCGTCGAAAGCGGGCAGATACACCGTGTAGTGGCCCTCGTTGGTGGGCGTTAGCTCGCGCACCTGCCGCCGGATAACGGGCGTGTGAATGCCGGGCTCGTACTGGTCGAAGTGGAAGCCGTAGTGGGCCGTGACGGGGGCGTAGTGGCGCAGCACGGCCCGCCCAATCAGGTCTTCCCGCGCGGGCCGCGGGGCATAGTCGCTGAGCACGGCGCTCTGGTGGCTCAGGGCCACGCAGGGTACTTTGCGCAGCTGGCAGGCCCAGGCCGATACCGGCTCAAAGTCGCTGATAACCAAATCGTAGCTCTCCACCGGCAGCTGGCGGATTTCGCGCAGGAAAGCGGCCGAGTTAAGCTGCCAGAAGGTCTTGACGAAGTTGACCCCGCCCTTTTTGCCGAAGATAAAGCCCAGGCCGTGGCAGCGGAAGCGCACCGGGAAAGGCAGCGTAATATCGGCCGGCGGACCACTGACCAGCACATCGACCCGGCTGGCCCGCTGCTGGAGCAGCGGCACAATGTCGAGGGCGCGGCTCAGGTGGCCGTTGCCGGTACCTTGAATGGCATACAGAATTCGGGGCATCAGGCGGGAATTGGGGTAATCGGTAGGCAGGTTTTCGGGCTCATTCGGCCCGGCGGTTTAGCTGAAACTCGGCCAGCAACTCGCTCAGCAGCGCGGCCACGGGCGCGTCGGCGGCCTGGTCAGCGGCATCGGCCGCGGCCGCGGGCTGCTGCATGGCCGCGTCGGCGGCGTAGCGGTAGAGCTGCCAGCCGGTGGCGCCCGAATACTCCAGCGCCGTCAGGTTTTCGACCCAGTCGCCGGAGTTCAGGTAGGTTACCGCGCCGTGGGGCGTAGTCAGGCTTTTTATTTCGGGCTGGTGGATATGGCCGCAGACCACGTAGTGGTAGCCACCCTCAGCGGCAATGCCGGCGGCCGTCTGCTCGAAGTTGCCGATCAAGCTCACGGCGCCCTTCACCCGGTCTTTCACCGCCTTCGACAACGCCACGCGGGGCCGCCCGAGCTTGTGCAGCAGAAAATTCACTACCCGGTTGAGCACAATCAGCAAGTCGTAGCCGTGGGCCCCCAGCTTGGCCAGCCAGCGGGAGTGCTGCATGGTCACGTCGAACACGTCGCCGTGGAAAAACCAGGCTTTGCCGTCGGCCAGCTCCAGCACCAGCTTGTTGTCGATGCGCAGGTTGCCCAGGCGGGTGCCGGCAAATTTGCGCAGCAGCTCGTCGTGGTTGCCGGTCAGGTAGTGAATATGAGTGCCCTTAGCGGCCAGGCCGGCCAGGTGGCGCACCACCCGCATGTGGGCCGCGGGCCAGTAGTTTTTGCT
Proteins encoded in this region:
- a CDS encoding GNAT family N-acetyltransferase, yielding MKPPLSLLATPAAVVPLLETPDLLLRGPRLSDLPDAAAMHTDPDFYRFLGNKPQSQEDVWRRLLGQLGHWAMLGYGSWAIEEKATGRYIGTVGFFDFQRDLTPSISGTPEAGWVLSPRVHGRGYASQALQAALGWAEANLAAARITCIIDPGNAASLRLAGKFGFREFARTTYHDEPIVLLERQR
- a CDS encoding GH1 family beta-glucosidase is translated as MPDFSAALPAAFLPASTPAAFSRADFGPDFHWGVSAAAYQTEGAWNLDGKGPSIWDEFVHRPGNIRRRETADQACDFYHRWPQDLDLLQQLGIPDFRFSVAWSRVQPRGTGPVNPAGLDFYDRLVDGCLQRGIRPWLTLYHWDLPAELQRRGGWANRDVVGWFTDYAQHVAARLGDRVPNWMVLNEPMVFVGAGQLLGLHAPGQRRLGGFLAAVHHAALAQAEGGRALRAGLPAEARIGTTFSCSYLTPWRPDSGRDQRATRRANSLLNRLFVEPALGLGYPAADLPVLRWLDRYIRPGDEARLPFAFDFLGVQNYTREVVRFSPYVPLAWATLVGAKQRGVPYTQMGWEVYPESLYHMLRQFAAYPNAPRLIVTENGSAFPDTVAPPGRIVDPERRAFLQACIGQVLRAKRDGVPVDGYFAWSFTDNFEWAEGYEPRFGLVGVDFETQQRTVKDSGRWYQQFLAGEAPAWAG
- a CDS encoding glycosyltransferase family protein; this translates as MPRILYAIQGTGNGHLSRALDIVPLLQQRASRVDVLVSGPPADITLPFPVRFRCHGLGFIFGKKGGVNFVKTFWQLNSAAFLREIRQLPVESYDLVISDFEPVSAWACQLRKVPCVALSHQSAVLSDYAPRPAREDLIGRAVLRHYAPVTAHYGFHFDQYEPGIHTPVIRRQVRELTPTNEGHYTVYLPAFDEETLVKRLRYLSSSTRWDVFSKHSVQESEHGNVRVRPVSGAAFLASLASSAGVLCGAGFETPAEALFLGKKLLVVPMKHQYEQACNAAALARLGVPVVKSLKDKHLDVLDSWLQTGRPVPVQYPDQTAAVLDKLLLEQLPVLA
- a CDS encoding UDP-2,3-diacylglucosamine diphosphatase, with protein sequence MREAVRPRRRKLDVVVISDVHLGTYGCHATELLRYLKSVRPKVLVLNGDIVDIWQFSKNYWPAAHMRVVRHLAGLAAKGTHIHYLTGNHDELLRKFAGTRLGNLRIDNKLVLELADGKAWFFHGDVFDVTMQHSRWLAKLGAHGYDLLIVLNRVVNFLLHKLGRPRVALSKAVKDRVKGAVSLIGNFEQTAAGIAAEGGYHYVVCGHIHQPEIKSLTTPHGAVTYLNSGDWVENLTALEYSGATGWQLYRYAADAAMQQPAAAADAADQAADAPVAALLSELLAEFQLNRRAE
- a CDS encoding choice-of-anchor I family protein; translated protein: MPQKLHVLGAAALTLLGGLTAHSARAQTLRQGFEGTSAETWSFTVTPATYNFPSLTDIWAAVPSIGTTSGTTSVQALPAAGTTLWGMQDLQNPATTDLLIWHFLDFAPVALQSGTTAANTVSFKYFTNGFEAADSLAYVVQYDNGTSWPATKTYVQLSKDTRAYQTVTVAIPASSTHVRLRLAAKQNGNDDWAAWDEVELTRSAAPVVPSIRLATGSAVVNENAGTVTIPVSIQNPGATASTVEVALTPGLGTATAGSDFTLASPRTLTFPANATADQSLVIPITDDGLAEGAEYFSLKLQNPTNATLTTGATEFLVYIKDNDGTAPVQSRSFNLSLLGSYQSGAAGTNSAEIVAHDPTTQHLYVANSVGGKLDILSLAANGTLTPVGAINILPYGNINSVAVRNGIVACAIENTNPQLNGSVVLFDQNGTFLKQVTVGALPDMVTFSPDGRLILTANEGEPKTDYSIDPEGSVSIIDFSAGVDGLTQASVTTVGFNGYNGQAAQLRADGIRIYGGTATTPSTVAQDLEPEYVAISADSRTAYITLQENNALATLDLSTKQFTSLRSLGYQDHSQPGFSLDASDQTPDVLLANWPIRGMRQPDALATFEVAGQRYLLTANEGDAREYTALTEAVRLGDATYPLDATAFPQVALLKNTQVLGRLNVTNKLGDTDGDGDFDQIYAFGGRSFSILNATTGALVHDSGDLLERLTSTDATFGAIFNASNSTGVPVRKNRSDDKGPEPEGVTTAVLRDTVYAFVSLERIGGVAVFNVNDPAQPRLVQYINNRSTTAGTGDQGPEGIVVVSAANSPTRQPLVILANEVSSTVAVYGIQLRGTVVTGTAAVQATAVPLFAYPNPTTSGKVRLSRPVSGTLADVLGRPVRTLSRATELETAGLAPGLYVVRAEDGATTKLLVR